In a single window of the Megalobrama amblycephala isolate DHTTF-2021 linkage group LG3, ASM1881202v1, whole genome shotgun sequence genome:
- the serpinh2 gene encoding serine (or cysteine) peptidase inhibitor, clade H, member 2 isoform X2 yields the protein MLPISPVPLLFLLLLALQSVWSSTPQEPKVQGSPQPEISSLHLPTWSLGLQLYRSLRTDGSKTNTFISPLLLANSLLAVGGGANGSTAGQFHDLLRITKNEKAVGEALTRALKSVFEANGTSYTLHSSSALFSKQAPELEKSFLEKLQTHFGLQHVALEDAQKQTDMEKLQSWAKSGMDGEETAALEQALETKPGAMILANALHFKGFWDRGFYHENQDLRSFLGTKYTKVPMMHRSGVYRHYEDMENMVQVLELGLWEGKASMVLLLPFHVERLARLDRLLTLDQVEKWLGKLNSTSMALSLPRTKMSSMVNLQQLATLGLVDAWNETSADFSSASSMGQGKLHLGAVLHWTSLELAPESGSIDDMHEDEEVEKPKIFYADHSFIILVRDNSTGALLMIGALDHTDGPAIHDEL from the exons ATGCTGCCCATTTCTCCTGTTCCTCTCCTGTTTCTACTACTGTTGGCTCTGCAGAGCGTCTGGTCATCTACTCCACAGGAACCGAAAGTTCAAGGCTCGCCTCAGCCAGAAATCTCCAGCTTACATCTCCCCACCTGGAGCCTGGGACTGCAGCTGTACAGGTCGCTCCGCACTGACGGTTCCAAGACCAACACCTTCATCTCCCCGCTTCTGTTGGCCAACTCTCTGCTGGCTGTAGGAGGTGGAGCTAATGGATCCACAGCAGGCCAGTTTCATGATCTTCTGAGgatcaccaaaaatgaaaaggcaGTTGGAGAAGCTTTGACCAGGGCACTGAAATCTGTTTTTGAAGCTAATGGAACCAGCTACACATTGCACAGTTCCTCCGCACTGTTTTCCAAACAAGCCCCTGAACTGGAGAAGAGCTTTCTGGAGAAGCTCCAGACCCACTTTGGGTTGCAGCATGTGGCCCTGGAGGATGCACAGAAACAGACTGACATGGAGAAGCTCCAGTCCTGGGCTAAAAGTGGGATGGATGGGGAAGAGACAGCAGCTCTGGAACAGGCACTGGAGACCAAACCTGGAGCCATGATTCTAGCCAATGCACTGCACTTTAAAG GATTTTGGGATCGAGGCTTTTACCACGAGAACCAAGATTTACGCAGCTTCCTGGGTACCAAATACACTAAAGTTCCCATGATGCACAGATCAG GTGTATATCGTCACTACGAGGACATGGAGAACATGGTACAGGTGTTGGAACTGGGCCTGTGGGAAGGGAAGGCCAGCATGGTGCTGCTTTTGCCCTTCCACGTGGAGCGTTTGGCTCGGCTGGACCGTTTGCTGACCCTGGATCAGGTGGAGAAGTGGCTGGGGAAACTAAACTCCACAAGTATGGCATTATCCCTCCCGAGAACCAAGATGAGCAGCATGGTCAATCTACAG CAGCTGGCCACATTGGGCCTGGTAGACGCATGGAACGAGACGTCAGCTGATTTCTCCTCCGCATCAAGCATGGGACAGGGGAAGCTCCACTTGGGAGCCGTGCTGCACTGGACGTCGCTTGAACTGGCCCCTGAGTCTGGCAGCATCGACGATATGCATGAGGATGAGGAAGTGGAGAAGCCAAAAATCTTCTATGCGGATCATTCCTTCATTATACTAGTCAGGGACAACAGCACTGGTGCATTGCTCATGATAGGTGCTCTGGACCACACTGACGGCCCTGCAATTCACGACGAGCTGTAG
- the serpinh2 gene encoding serine (or cysteine) peptidase inhibitor, clade H, member 2 isoform X1, whose translation MLPISPVPLLFLLLLALQSVWSSTPQEPKVQGSPQPEISSLHLPTWSLGLQLYRSLRTDGSKTNTFISPLLLANSLLAVGGGANGSTAGQFHDLLRITKNEKAVGEALTRALKSVFEANGTSYTLHSSSALFSKQAPELEKSFLEKLQTHFGLQHVALEDAQKQTDMEKLQSWAKSGMDGEETAALEQALETKPGAMILANALHFKGFWDRGFYHENQDLRSFLGTKYTKVPMMHRSGVYRHYEDMENMVQVLELGLWEGKASMVLLLPFHVERLARLDRLLTLDQVEKWLGKLNSTSMALSLPRTKMSSMVNLQKQLATLGLVDAWNETSADFSSASSMGQGKLHLGAVLHWTSLELAPESGSIDDMHEDEEVEKPKIFYADHSFIILVRDNSTGALLMIGALDHTDGPAIHDEL comes from the exons ATGCTGCCCATTTCTCCTGTTCCTCTCCTGTTTCTACTACTGTTGGCTCTGCAGAGCGTCTGGTCATCTACTCCACAGGAACCGAAAGTTCAAGGCTCGCCTCAGCCAGAAATCTCCAGCTTACATCTCCCCACCTGGAGCCTGGGACTGCAGCTGTACAGGTCGCTCCGCACTGACGGTTCCAAGACCAACACCTTCATCTCCCCGCTTCTGTTGGCCAACTCTCTGCTGGCTGTAGGAGGTGGAGCTAATGGATCCACAGCAGGCCAGTTTCATGATCTTCTGAGgatcaccaaaaatgaaaaggcaGTTGGAGAAGCTTTGACCAGGGCACTGAAATCTGTTTTTGAAGCTAATGGAACCAGCTACACATTGCACAGTTCCTCCGCACTGTTTTCCAAACAAGCCCCTGAACTGGAGAAGAGCTTTCTGGAGAAGCTCCAGACCCACTTTGGGTTGCAGCATGTGGCCCTGGAGGATGCACAGAAACAGACTGACATGGAGAAGCTCCAGTCCTGGGCTAAAAGTGGGATGGATGGGGAAGAGACAGCAGCTCTGGAACAGGCACTGGAGACCAAACCTGGAGCCATGATTCTAGCCAATGCACTGCACTTTAAAG GATTTTGGGATCGAGGCTTTTACCACGAGAACCAAGATTTACGCAGCTTCCTGGGTACCAAATACACTAAAGTTCCCATGATGCACAGATCAG GTGTATATCGTCACTACGAGGACATGGAGAACATGGTACAGGTGTTGGAACTGGGCCTGTGGGAAGGGAAGGCCAGCATGGTGCTGCTTTTGCCCTTCCACGTGGAGCGTTTGGCTCGGCTGGACCGTTTGCTGACCCTGGATCAGGTGGAGAAGTGGCTGGGGAAACTAAACTCCACAAGTATGGCATTATCCCTCCCGAGAACCAAGATGAGCAGCATGGTCAATCTACAG AAGCAGCTGGCCACATTGGGCCTGGTAGACGCATGGAACGAGACGTCAGCTGATTTCTCCTCCGCATCAAGCATGGGACAGGGGAAGCTCCACTTGGGAGCCGTGCTGCACTGGACGTCGCTTGAACTGGCCCCTGAGTCTGGCAGCATCGACGATATGCATGAGGATGAGGAAGTGGAGAAGCCAAAAATCTTCTATGCGGATCATTCCTTCATTATACTAGTCAGGGACAACAGCACTGGTGCATTGCTCATGATAGGTGCTCTGGACCACACTGACGGCCCTGCAATTCACGACGAGCTGTAG